Proteins co-encoded in one Conger conger chromosome 4, fConCon1.1, whole genome shotgun sequence genomic window:
- the dph2 gene encoding 2-(3-amino-3-carboxypropyl)histidine synthase subunit 2 isoform X1 — protein MDILEEIYEIKKTCDFIKNNNFDKVALQFPDDLLVDSVQMASEIERETEAKLYILGDTSYGSCCVDEVAAEHVGAQCIIHYGRACLSPARRLPLMYVFGKRPVDLQKCASSFNNLYPDRQSHIIILYDVTYCHIIDDLLEVLSPQYPNVVKSTLRVDGNQCYILRSLHGQHVDSESTPTRSHHDGHKYIHKFGREFILKEGYKVEDYSMFYIGQEGATLTNFMMTWNHCSFSSFDPVTSVWRRETVNINRALMKRYYLIERARDADVVGILVGTLGVASYLKIIDQLKNTVRKAGKKIYVFAMGKLNVPKLANFLEIDIYILVACPESSLLDSSEFYRPVVTPFEMEVACNKHQEWTGQYVTDFRDLLPGACSHVNFPSPEADENDGEEVDVSLITGSLRSTYFSSSLPVDDDTSVVQRNKTLTVAHNNSAASFLQGRTWQGLEQKLGKTAVVKAVEGRRGIAIAYEEEGKN, from the exons ATGGACATCCTTGAAGAAATTTACGAGATAAAGAAAACTTGTGATttcataaagaataataattttgatAAG GTTGCCCTACAATTCCCTGATGACTTGCTGGTGGACTCAGTACAGATGGCTTCAGAAATTGAGAGGGAAACGGAGGCAAAACTATACATCCTGGGAGACACATCATATGGCAG CTGCTGTGTAGATGAGGTGGCAGCAGAGCATGTTGGGGCCCAATGTATTATACACTATGGAAGGGCTTGTCTCAGTCCTGCAAGGAGGCTTCCACTGATGTACGTGTTTGGGAAGAGACCTGTGGACCTACAGAAATGTGCATCCTCCTTCAACAATCTGTATCCTGACAGACAAAGCCATATTATCATCCTATATGATGTAACCTATTGCCATATCATAG ATGACCTCTTGGAAGTCCTGTCCCCTCAGTATCCAAATGTGGTGAAGTCTACTCTTCGTGTCGATGGGAATCAGTGTTATATTCTGAGATCATTACATGGTCAGCACGTTGACTCTGAAAGTACACCAACACGTTCACACCACGATGGACACAAGTACATTCATAAATTTGGCCGAGAGTTCATCTTGAAAGAAGGATATAAGGTGGAGGACTATAGTATGTTCTACATAGGACAAGAGGGTGCAACACTAACTAACTTCATGATGACCTGGAACCATTGCTCTTTCAGTTCGTTTGACCCTGTGACCTCAGTGTGGCGGAGAGAGACGGTCAACATCAACCGTGCACTGATGAAGCGCTACTACTTGATTGAGAGGGCAAGGGATGCAGATGTGGTTGGTATCCTGGTTGGCACTCTTGGTGTAGCCAGTTACCTTAAGATTATTGACCAACTGAAAAATACCGTTCGCAAGGCAGGGAAAAAAATCTACGTGTTTGCCATGGGGAAATTGAATGTTCCTAAATTGGCCAACTTCCTTGAGATCGACATCTATATCCTGGTTGCTTGCCCAGAGAGTTCTCTTCTGGACTCCAGTGAGTTTTACCGGCCTGTGGTTACGCCCTTTGAGATGGAGGTGGCTTGTAACAAGCACCAGGAGTGGACCGGACAGTATGTAACTGACTTCAGGGATCTACTGCCAG GGGCTTGCAGTCACGTGAACTTTCCCAGTCCAGAAGCGGATGAGAATGATGGGGAGGAAGTGGATGTCTCTCTCATTACTGGGTCTCTTCGGTCCACTTATTTCTCCTCTTCATTGCCTGTTGATGATGATACCTCTGTGGTCCAGAGAAACAAGACTCTCACAGTGGCCCACAATAACTCTGCAG
- the dph2 gene encoding 2-(3-amino-3-carboxypropyl)histidine synthase subunit 2 isoform X3, which yields MASEIERETEAKLYILGDTSYGSCCVDEVAAEHVGAQCIIHYGRACLSPARRLPLMYVFGKRPVDLQKCASSFNNLYPDRQSHIIILYDVTYCHIIDDLLEVLSPQYPNVVKSTLRVDGNQCYILRSLHGQHVDSESTPTRSHHDGHKYIHKFGREFILKEGYKVEDYSMFYIGQEGATLTNFMMTWNHCSFSSFDPVTSVWRRETVNINRALMKRYYLIERARDADVVGILVGTLGVASYLKIIDQLKNTVRKAGKKIYVFAMGKLNVPKLANFLEIDIYILVACPESSLLDSSEFYRPVVTPFEMEVACNKHQEWTGQYVTDFRDLLPGACSHVNFPSPEADENDGEEVDVSLITGSLRSTYFSSSLPVDDDTSVVQRNKTLTVAHNNSAASFLQGRTWQGLEQKLGKTAVVKAVEGRRGIAIAYEEEGKN from the exons ATGGCTTCAGAAATTGAGAGGGAAACGGAGGCAAAACTATACATCCTGGGAGACACATCATATGGCAG CTGCTGTGTAGATGAGGTGGCAGCAGAGCATGTTGGGGCCCAATGTATTATACACTATGGAAGGGCTTGTCTCAGTCCTGCAAGGAGGCTTCCACTGATGTACGTGTTTGGGAAGAGACCTGTGGACCTACAGAAATGTGCATCCTCCTTCAACAATCTGTATCCTGACAGACAAAGCCATATTATCATCCTATATGATGTAACCTATTGCCATATCATAG ATGACCTCTTGGAAGTCCTGTCCCCTCAGTATCCAAATGTGGTGAAGTCTACTCTTCGTGTCGATGGGAATCAGTGTTATATTCTGAGATCATTACATGGTCAGCACGTTGACTCTGAAAGTACACCAACACGTTCACACCACGATGGACACAAGTACATTCATAAATTTGGCCGAGAGTTCATCTTGAAAGAAGGATATAAGGTGGAGGACTATAGTATGTTCTACATAGGACAAGAGGGTGCAACACTAACTAACTTCATGATGACCTGGAACCATTGCTCTTTCAGTTCGTTTGACCCTGTGACCTCAGTGTGGCGGAGAGAGACGGTCAACATCAACCGTGCACTGATGAAGCGCTACTACTTGATTGAGAGGGCAAGGGATGCAGATGTGGTTGGTATCCTGGTTGGCACTCTTGGTGTAGCCAGTTACCTTAAGATTATTGACCAACTGAAAAATACCGTTCGCAAGGCAGGGAAAAAAATCTACGTGTTTGCCATGGGGAAATTGAATGTTCCTAAATTGGCCAACTTCCTTGAGATCGACATCTATATCCTGGTTGCTTGCCCAGAGAGTTCTCTTCTGGACTCCAGTGAGTTTTACCGGCCTGTGGTTACGCCCTTTGAGATGGAGGTGGCTTGTAACAAGCACCAGGAGTGGACCGGACAGTATGTAACTGACTTCAGGGATCTACTGCCAG GGGCTTGCAGTCACGTGAACTTTCCCAGTCCAGAAGCGGATGAGAATGATGGGGAGGAAGTGGATGTCTCTCTCATTACTGGGTCTCTTCGGTCCACTTATTTCTCCTCTTCATTGCCTGTTGATGATGATACCTCTGTGGTCCAGAGAAACAAGACTCTCACAGTGGCCCACAATAACTCTGCAG
- the dph2 gene encoding 2-(3-amino-3-carboxypropyl)histidine synthase subunit 2 isoform X2 encodes MCSENIQVWVALQFPDDLLVDSVQMASEIERETEAKLYILGDTSYGSCCVDEVAAEHVGAQCIIHYGRACLSPARRLPLMYVFGKRPVDLQKCASSFNNLYPDRQSHIIILYDVTYCHIIDDLLEVLSPQYPNVVKSTLRVDGNQCYILRSLHGQHVDSESTPTRSHHDGHKYIHKFGREFILKEGYKVEDYSMFYIGQEGATLTNFMMTWNHCSFSSFDPVTSVWRRETVNINRALMKRYYLIERARDADVVGILVGTLGVASYLKIIDQLKNTVRKAGKKIYVFAMGKLNVPKLANFLEIDIYILVACPESSLLDSSEFYRPVVTPFEMEVACNKHQEWTGQYVTDFRDLLPGACSHVNFPSPEADENDGEEVDVSLITGSLRSTYFSSSLPVDDDTSVVQRNKTLTVAHNNSAASFLQGRTWQGLEQKLGKTAVVKAVEGRRGIAIAYEEEGKN; translated from the exons ATGTGTTCAGAAAACATACAAGTCTGg GTTGCCCTACAATTCCCTGATGACTTGCTGGTGGACTCAGTACAGATGGCTTCAGAAATTGAGAGGGAAACGGAGGCAAAACTATACATCCTGGGAGACACATCATATGGCAG CTGCTGTGTAGATGAGGTGGCAGCAGAGCATGTTGGGGCCCAATGTATTATACACTATGGAAGGGCTTGTCTCAGTCCTGCAAGGAGGCTTCCACTGATGTACGTGTTTGGGAAGAGACCTGTGGACCTACAGAAATGTGCATCCTCCTTCAACAATCTGTATCCTGACAGACAAAGCCATATTATCATCCTATATGATGTAACCTATTGCCATATCATAG ATGACCTCTTGGAAGTCCTGTCCCCTCAGTATCCAAATGTGGTGAAGTCTACTCTTCGTGTCGATGGGAATCAGTGTTATATTCTGAGATCATTACATGGTCAGCACGTTGACTCTGAAAGTACACCAACACGTTCACACCACGATGGACACAAGTACATTCATAAATTTGGCCGAGAGTTCATCTTGAAAGAAGGATATAAGGTGGAGGACTATAGTATGTTCTACATAGGACAAGAGGGTGCAACACTAACTAACTTCATGATGACCTGGAACCATTGCTCTTTCAGTTCGTTTGACCCTGTGACCTCAGTGTGGCGGAGAGAGACGGTCAACATCAACCGTGCACTGATGAAGCGCTACTACTTGATTGAGAGGGCAAGGGATGCAGATGTGGTTGGTATCCTGGTTGGCACTCTTGGTGTAGCCAGTTACCTTAAGATTATTGACCAACTGAAAAATACCGTTCGCAAGGCAGGGAAAAAAATCTACGTGTTTGCCATGGGGAAATTGAATGTTCCTAAATTGGCCAACTTCCTTGAGATCGACATCTATATCCTGGTTGCTTGCCCAGAGAGTTCTCTTCTGGACTCCAGTGAGTTTTACCGGCCTGTGGTTACGCCCTTTGAGATGGAGGTGGCTTGTAACAAGCACCAGGAGTGGACCGGACAGTATGTAACTGACTTCAGGGATCTACTGCCAG GGGCTTGCAGTCACGTGAACTTTCCCAGTCCAGAAGCGGATGAGAATGATGGGGAGGAAGTGGATGTCTCTCTCATTACTGGGTCTCTTCGGTCCACTTATTTCTCCTCTTCATTGCCTGTTGATGATGATACCTCTGTGGTCCAGAGAAACAAGACTCTCACAGTGGCCCACAATAACTCTGCAG